One Myxococcus stipitatus genomic window, GCAGGCGTGCGAAAGGGGTTTCCCATCCCCGCGAAAGAGGCGTCGCGGGGCGCCCCACGCGCGCCCGTCCGCCCGGCCGTCCCCTCCCGGGGCGGCGGAGGCAATCGTCGGCCGCCTCGCTCGTCTACAGTCGCGACCGTGACAGACAGCACGCCTGCCATCGAAGTGACGAACCTGGGCAAGACGTACCACCGCGCGTTCCGCAAGACGGGGAACATCGCCCTGCGGGGCATGAGCCTGACGGTGCCCCGCGGGAGCGCGTTCGGCCTCATCGGCCCCAACGGAGCCGGCAAGACGACCTTCATCAAGAGCATCCTCGGCATCGTCCAACCGAGCCACGGCGCGGTGCGCGTGCTGGGCGGCTCGCCGGAGGACGCCGCCATCCGGGCCCGCATCGGCTACCTGCCCGAACGGCTCCACCTGCCCAACGCCTGGACGCCCACGGCGTTCCTCGCCACCGTCGCCCAGCTCAAGGGCCTGACGCCCGACCCCGCCCGCCACGTGCCCCTGCTGGAGCGGGTGGGCCTGGCCGACGCGGTGACCCGCAAGATTGGTGGGTACTCCAAGGGAATGCGTCAGCGCCTGGGGCTGGCGGCGGCGCTGCTGGGCCAGCCGGAGCTGCTGGTGCTGGACGAGCCGACGGACGGCATCGACCCGATGGGGCGCATGGAGGTGCGCCGCATCCTCCTGGAGGAGGTGCAGCGGGGGGCGACGCTGTTCCTGAACTCGCACCTGCTGGCGGAGACGGAGCGGGTGTGTGATCGCGTGGCCATCCTCGCGGACGGACAGGTGGTGCGCGAGGGGCGGCTCGAGGAGTTGATGCGCGGCGACTCGCGCTGGGTGGCGCGCTTCGCGCCGGGCGCGGATGGCCCGAGGCTGGCGGAGGCGGGCTTCGTCGCGGGGGGCGCGGAGGGAGTGTTCCACGTCGAGGCCCAGGACCCCGGGGCGCTCAACGCGGCGTTGGACCGGGCGCGGGCCACGGGGGCGCTGCTGGTGGAGTTGAGGCGGGACGGCATGGACCTGGAGTCGGTGTTGCTGGGGACGGTGCGCGCGCGGACGGGGGTGGCGGCATGAGGGCGGTGCTGGGAATCGCGGGCTACGTCCTGCGAGAGGCCGTGTCGCGGAAGTTCATCCTGGCGTTCCTCGTCGGCATCACCCTGGTGCTCGCCGTGGTGGCGCTGAGCCTGCGCCTGGACGTCATCGACGGGGCGCTGGCGGCGTCGCGGCTGTTCGGCAACGAATTGCGCGCGAGCATCCAGTCGGTGGACGTGGCCCTGCGCCCGGTGTTCCAGGGCGCGGCCTTCATCGTGTTCTACGGGGGCATCCTCTTCGGCATCGTGGCGTGCTCGGACTTCGCGCCGGGGCTGATGTCGCCCGGGCGCATCGAGCACCTGCTCGCCCTGCCCATCCAGCGCTGGCAGCTGCTCGCGGGGACGTTCCTGGGCGTGATGACGCTGGCGCTGGGCGGGACGCTCTACGGCACGACGGGGCTGGTGCTCATCTTCGGCGTGAAGGCGGGCTATTGGACGGTGGGGCCGCTGGTCGCGGGGCTGATGGCGTGCGTGGGCTTCGCGGCGGTGTACGCGGTGATGCTGACGACCGCGACGCTGGTGCGCAGCGCGGCGCTCTGCGCGGCGGCGGGCTTCACTTTGCTGGTGGGCGGCATCATCGCGGGGCACCGGCAGGACATCTCGAGGTTCTTCGAGGAGGGCGTCAGCCGCGACCTCTTCATGGCGGTGACGGTGATGCTGCCCCGGCTGTCGGCGCTGGCGGAGGCCGCGGGCGACATCGCCGCGTCCACGCCGCTGGAGGTCCGCTCGTTGGAGACCCTGCTGCTGGGCGTCTTCGTGTTCGGCCTGGGAGCGCTGGCCGTGGGATTCTGGCGGTTCGAGGGAAAGGACTACTGACGTGGACAAGCGCCAGAAGCGGAAGGTGTGGCTGGGGGTGGCGGGGGGGCTGTTCGTCCTCGCGGCGATACTGATGCTCACCGGACAGGGCGAGGACGCCCCGCCGGAGGCTCCCAAGGTGGAGTTCCCCCGGCGGATGCGCGCGCCCGAGCGGGAGCGCGCCGAGCGCCGCAGGACGCAGGTCGTCCCGACGCTGGCGGTCCAGGACGCCGGGCCCGCCGAACCCGCGCGGCCGAGGGATCCGCTGCTCGCCGCCCTCCCCCGGGGCAAGGGCAAGACGGCGGTGGTCATCGAGGCGAACGCGCTGAGGCACTCGCCCATCGGCGAGCTGCTGCTCGCCTGCCTCATGCGCGACGGGGGCAAGCAGTTGGAGGAGATCCGCAAGGCCAGCGGCGTGGACCCGCTCCAGGATCTGGACCGGCTGGTCGTCACGGACGAGGGGCTGATGCTGTCGGGCAACTTCGCCGGCGCGCGCTTCCAGGAGCTGCTGGGCGAGCGCGTGTCGTTCGACTACGGCCAGGGCGCGCGCATCTACGAGCCGGGCGAGACGAACCTCCCCCAGCAGGACGGCAGCAACGTGCGCCGGCGCGGGCCCGGAGGGGCGCTGGGGACGTGGAACAACCAGCTGCTCGTCGTGGGGAAGACGCCGGACGAGGTGAAGGCGGCCATCGACCGCCTGGAGGGGCGCGGCGGCGACGAGCCTCCCCTCCTCACCGAGAACAACACCTACGGTGAGATGTATGGCGTGCTCTCCGTGGAGGACATCGCCCGGCTGTTCCCACCCGAGCAGGCGGAGCTGGCGCAGCGGCTGCGCACCGTCGCGCAGAACGTGGAGCTGCACATGGACGCCAGCTCGGACGTGGCGCTGGTCGCAGAGGTGACGGGCGCCAACGCCAGCGACGTGGAGGACCTGGGCAAGTCCCTGGGCGCCGCCCTGTCGCTCGCACGGCTGCAGGCCCAGGCGGGGGGCGACAAGGACAAGGACCTGGCCCAGCTGCTCGACTTCGCCAAGGTGCGGCCGGATGGCGACTCGTTCACCCTGGAGATGGCCGTCCCCCTGGCCATCATCCAGGAGCGCCTGGCCTTCTGCCGCGAGGAACGCAAGGACGAGACGGCGAAGGACCTGGCGCCGAGCGCGGCCGCCGCCCCCTCGGCCCCTGATGCCGCGACGGAGGGTGTCCCGGCCCCCCCGGGCGAATGAAGCCCCGGAGGGGGTGATTCAACCCCAGCCCCGTCGAAAGCGGACGCCGCAGGCGCCCGCCGGTGGACCGACGGGAAGGCCGTGGATGGTGCGTCAGGGTTTTTGTAACAATTGAAGCCCTCGGGCCTGCCCCAATCCCGGGGTGCCCCTCACGACCACCATGCTGACGCCCTCGCGCCTGTCGAGAGTCGCCCCCCTGCTGTTCGGCTCGGGTCTCTGCGCCCTCGTCTATCAGACCGTCTGGCTTCGGGAGTTCCGTCTCATCTTCGGTGCGAGTACCGCGGCCTCCGCGGCGGTGCTCGCCATCTTCATGGCGGGGCTCGGCCTGGGCAGCGCGCTGCTCGGCGCGCGCGCGGACCGTCAGCCGAAGCCCCTGGGCTTCTACGCCCACCTGGAGCTGCTCATCGCCGCCAGCGCGGCCCTGAGCCCCTTCCTCGTCACCCTGGTTCGCGCGGCCTATATCGGGCTGGGCGGAACCGTCGGCATGGGGATGGTCCTCGGGTCGGGCGTGCGGCTGCTGCTGTCCGCGCTCGTGTTGGCCGTGCCCACCGTGCTCATGGGCGGCACGCTCCCCGCCGCCGCGCGCGCCGTCCAGTCGGACGAGGATCCACAGCGGCGCGGCCTCGCCGTCCTGTACGGCGTGAACACGCTCGGAGCCGTCACCGGCGCGGCGTTGTCGACCTTCTTCCTCCTCGAGGTGTTCGGGAACCGGACCACGCTGTGGATGGCGTGCCTGCTCAACGCGCTCGTCGCCATCGTCGCGCGCGGCATCAGCCGTGCGACGGAGGCCCCGGGGGCGACGCCCGCCGCGGTGACTCCCGTCGTCCCGGAGCCCCCCGTCTCGACGAGCGTGGCGACGTCCCTCCCGCTGGCGGTGCAGCAGGACCTTCCTCCCCGGCCGTTCGTCCTGGTCGCGGCGGCGACGACGGGCTTCGCGTTCCTGCTGATGGAGCTGGTCTGGTACCGGATGCTCGGGCCCATCCTCGGAGGAACGACGTTCACGTTCGGGCTCATCCTCGCCATGGCGCTGTTCGGCATCGGCCTGGGCGGCGCGGCGTACTCCGTCGGCTTCCGGTTCCGTCAGGCCACGCTGACGGGCTTCGCGCTCACCTGCGCCGCCGAGGCGGCGTTCATCGCCCTGCCCTTCGCGCTGGGAGATCGGCTCGCGGTCACCGCCGCGCTGCTTCGCCCGCTCGGGGACGTCGGGTTCGGCGGCATGGTGCTGGGCTGGGCGCTCATCGCGGGCGTCGTCGTACTGCCCGCCGCGTTCGTCTCCGGCGTCCAGTTCCCCCTGCTGCTCGCGCTCATCGGGCGAGGTGGAAAGGACGTGGGCAGGCAGGTGGGGCAGATCTACGTGTGGAACACGGCGGGTTCCATCACGGGCTCGCTCGCCGGTGGCTTCGGCGTGCTGCCGCTCCTGACCGCGACGGGGACGTGGCGGCTGGTGGCCGGCATCCTCGCGGCATTGGGCCTGGCCTCCGCGCTCCTCTCGCTCCGCAGCGAGCGCCGGCGCTACGCGGCCCTGATGTGGCCCGTTCTCGTCGCCGCGCTGGCGGTGGTGCTGTCGAGCGCCGAGGGCCCGACGGCCGCGTGGCGGCACGGTGGCGTGGGCGCGGGACGCTCCGGCATCCAGGAGGAGACGAGCATCAACCGGGTCGACGCCTGGCGCCGCCACCACGCCCGCTCCCTCGTCTGGGAGAAGGACGGCGTCGAGAGCAGCGTCGCGCTCGCCACCGGGAACGGCCTGGCCTTCATCGTGAACGGCAAGTCGGATGGGAGCACGCTCGGCGACGCGCCGACCCAGGTGATGAGCGGGCTGGTGGGCACCCTGGCCCATGCCAATCCCCGGAATGCCCTGGTCATCGGCATGGGGACGGGGAGCACGGCGGGGTGGATGGGCCGGGTCCCCAGCATGGAGCGGTTGGACGTCGTGGAGATCGAACCGGCGATCCTCGACGTCGCCCGGGACAGCGCCGCCGTCAACGCGGATGTGCTGCACAACCCCAAGGTGCACACCTTCATCGGGGACGCGCGCGAGGTGCTGCTGGCCAGCAAGCAGACCTACGACATCATCTTCTCCGAGCCGTCCAACCCCTATCGCGCCGGCATCTCCAGCCTCTTCACGCGAGACTTCTATCAGGCGGTGAAGGGCCGGCTGGGCAATGACGGCATCTTCGTCCAATGGCTCCAGGCCTACGAGGTGGACGCGCGGACCGTCCACAGCGCGTATGCCACGCTCGCCAGCGAGTTCGAGTTCGTGGAGACATGGCAGAGCCACCGCAGCGACCTGCTGTTGGTCGCGACGCGGCGGCCCCTGGTCCACGACATCGACCGTCTGCGCGCCCGTCTGAAGCAGGAGCCCTACCGGAGCGCGGTCCGTGACGTCTGGCGCACCACGGAAGCAGAGGGCGTGCTGGCGCGCTTCGTCGCCAATCCGGTCCTGACCCAGCGGGTCGCGGCGGAGGGAGAGGAGCTCGTCAACACGGACGACCTCTCGTTCATCGAGTTCGCGTTCCCGCGCAGCCTGGGGCGCTCGTCGGGCTTCTCCGTCGAGACGCTCTGGACGGCCTCGCGCGCGCTCGGGACGGACCGTCCGGTGAACATCCGGGGCGCGGTGGACTGGGACCGCGTGGATCAGCTCCGGGCCTGGAACGGCGTGTCCCCGGCCTCGAAGCCGTCCACGGAGAGCCCCGCCCTC contains:
- a CDS encoding ABC transporter ATP-binding protein — its product is MTDSTPAIEVTNLGKTYHRAFRKTGNIALRGMSLTVPRGSAFGLIGPNGAGKTTFIKSILGIVQPSHGAVRVLGGSPEDAAIRARIGYLPERLHLPNAWTPTAFLATVAQLKGLTPDPARHVPLLERVGLADAVTRKIGGYSKGMRQRLGLAAALLGQPELLVLDEPTDGIDPMGRMEVRRILLEEVQRGATLFLNSHLLAETERVCDRVAILADGQVVREGRLEELMRGDSRWVARFAPGADGPRLAEAGFVAGGAEGVFHVEAQDPGALNAALDRARATGALLVELRRDGMDLESVLLGTVRARTGVAA
- a CDS encoding ABC transporter permease → MRAVLGIAGYVLREAVSRKFILAFLVGITLVLAVVALSLRLDVIDGALAASRLFGNELRASIQSVDVALRPVFQGAAFIVFYGGILFGIVACSDFAPGLMSPGRIEHLLALPIQRWQLLAGTFLGVMTLALGGTLYGTTGLVLIFGVKAGYWTVGPLVAGLMACVGFAAVYAVMLTTATLVRSAALCAAAGFTLLVGGIIAGHRQDISRFFEEGVSRDLFMAVTVMLPRLSALAEAAGDIAASTPLEVRSLETLLLGVFVFGLGALAVGFWRFEGKDY
- a CDS encoding fused MFS/spermidine synthase, translated to MLTPSRLSRVAPLLFGSGLCALVYQTVWLREFRLIFGASTAASAAVLAIFMAGLGLGSALLGARADRQPKPLGFYAHLELLIAASAALSPFLVTLVRAAYIGLGGTVGMGMVLGSGVRLLLSALVLAVPTVLMGGTLPAAARAVQSDEDPQRRGLAVLYGVNTLGAVTGAALSTFFLLEVFGNRTTLWMACLLNALVAIVARGISRATEAPGATPAAVTPVVPEPPVSTSVATSLPLAVQQDLPPRPFVLVAAATTGFAFLLMELVWYRMLGPILGGTTFTFGLILAMALFGIGLGGAAYSVGFRFRQATLTGFALTCAAEAAFIALPFALGDRLAVTAALLRPLGDVGFGGMVLGWALIAGVVVLPAAFVSGVQFPLLLALIGRGGKDVGRQVGQIYVWNTAGSITGSLAGGFGVLPLLTATGTWRLVAGILAALGLASALLSLRSERRRYAALMWPVLVAALAVVLSSAEGPTAAWRHGGVGAGRSGIQEETSINRVDAWRRHHARSLVWEKDGVESSVALATGNGLAFIVNGKSDGSTLGDAPTQVMSGLVGTLAHANPRNALVIGMGTGSTAGWMGRVPSMERLDVVEIEPAILDVARDSAAVNADVLHNPKVHTFIGDAREVLLASKQTYDIIFSEPSNPYRAGISSLFTRDFYQAVKGRLGNDGIFVQWLQAYEVDARTVHSAYATLASEFEFVETWQSHRSDLLLVATRRPLVHDIDRLRARLKQEPYRSAVRDVWRTTEAEGVLARFVANPVLTQRVAAEGEELVNTDDLSFIEFAFPRSLGRSSGFSVETLWTASRALGTDRPVNIRGAVDWDRVDQLRAWNGVSPASKPSTESPALSARRAFIDALVKKSTPAALAQWRANPWEPKGPQELVALTFSLAGLGDETALGYIAAMRRDLPVEADLCEGLLRLRQNRAEEATALLERAFVAMRKHPWAPPDMTRNVLTQLPPLARAHKALGRRLYDVLAQPFAVDGVTEARRDARLELALAVDWTGLCVEAFAPLEPSPSWDGWTLELRRRCYRDTGHPLAELAEEEYQRLLDQSPASFLPDLPDTPPPPHDVNGGFAGSARY